From the Lathyrus oleraceus cultivar Zhongwan6 chromosome 4, CAAS_Psat_ZW6_1.0, whole genome shotgun sequence genome, one window contains:
- the LOC127137472 gene encoding U11/U12 small nuclear ribonucleoprotein 31 kDa protein, with translation MSSKKKHKRKHSDSDEDDDVFYYHYCASSSTPDTTTGTTSSNQPQSKPNNKGSSIGGTGEPLAPSKSTLYVSNLDYSLTNSDLHTLFSTFGRIARVTVLKDRHTRLSRGVAFVQFVSRNDAQRAVAEMNKKILNGRTLTASIAADNGRAPKFIRKRVYNTETALCYECGGHGHLSYECPKNQLGPRPRPQPKKPRRGFSGLRDRDGEEEGDEEEEEGGQIAAEQFDDNWASVLDDEAGERLLGRNRNDDEGLDNNKTKKKGKKAGYFSDESDHDDDD, from the coding sequence ATGTCAAGCAAGAAGAAACACAAACGAAAACACAGCGACAGCGATGAAGACGACGACGTTTTCTACTACCACTATTGCGCTTCGTCCTCAACCCCCGACACCACCACCGGCACCACATCCAGTAATCAACCCCAATCAAAACCGAACAACAAAGGATCATCAATAGGAGGAACAGGTGAACCCTTAGCACCATCAAAATCGACGCTATACGTTTCTAATCTAGATTACTCCCTAACAAACTCCGATCTCCATACGCTCTTCTCTACTTTCGGCCGCATCGCGCGTGTAACCGTTCTCAAAGACCGTCACACGCGCCTAAGCCGCGGTGTCGCATTTGTCCAATTTGTTTCTCGTAATGACGCCCAACGCGCCGTGGCGGAGATGAATAAGAAGATTCTCAATGGAAGGACTCTAACTGCTTCTATTGCTGCTGATAATGGACGTGCTCCGAAGTTTATTCGGAAGCGCGTGTACAATACTGAGACTGCTTTGTGTTATGAGTGTGGGGGGCATGGTCATTTGTCGTATGAGTGTCCTAAGAATCAGTTGGGGCCGAGGCCGCGGCCTCAGCCTAAGAAGCCGCGACGGGGATTTAGTGGGCTGAGGGATAGGGATGGGGAGGAGGAAGGTgatgaggaggaggaggagggtGGTCAGATTGCTGCGGAGCAGTTTGACGATAATTGGGCTTCTGTTCTGGATGATGAAGCGGGTGAAAGGTTGCTGGGGAGAAACAGAAATGATGATGAGGGTTTGGACAACAACAAGACgaagaagaaagggaagaaaGCTGGGTATTTCAGTGATGAGAgtgatcatgatgatgatgattga